One window of Dyadobacter sandarakinus genomic DNA carries:
- a CDS encoding helix-turn-helix transcriptional regulator, whose protein sequence is MSKVEANRIKEILNEQGRSQAWLAEKLEKSYVVVTNYCNNNAQPSIEVLRRIAYILDVDVRELLVKTKP, encoded by the coding sequence ATGTCGAAAGTAGAAGCAAACAGGATTAAGGAAATCTTGAATGAGCAAGGGCGAAGTCAGGCATGGCTGGCTGAAAAGCTGGAAAAAAGTTATGTTGTTGTTACAAACTACTGCAACAACAACGCACAGCCTAGCATTGAGGTACTAAGGCGAATTGCTTACATTTTGGATGTTGACGTAAGAGAATTGCTGGTCAAGACAAAGCCATAA
- a CDS encoding helix-turn-helix domain-containing protein → MQEDILFQISNKLKEIRKGKGVTLQEIADQAGVTKSLVSQIENSRTIPSLPVMLGLIQALDIDLNAFFKDIISKSPGENVLIRRKEEYQPFTKENAKGFFYQRIFSKQFKDNHIDVVLLRLEKDARRPMVRTNALEFKYVLQGAVEYTVGKNKYVLRQGDSMFFDANELHNPKCIEGNEVLLLVIYFFNEAQ, encoded by the coding sequence ATGCAGGAAGACATTCTTTTTCAGATCAGCAACAAGCTGAAAGAGATCAGGAAAGGCAAGGGTGTAACATTGCAGGAAATTGCCGACCAGGCGGGGGTGACCAAAAGCCTGGTTTCTCAAATAGAAAACAGCCGGACCATCCCGTCCCTGCCCGTCATGCTGGGGCTCATCCAGGCTCTTGATATCGACCTGAATGCCTTTTTCAAAGATATCATTTCTAAATCACCGGGCGAAAACGTCCTCATCCGCCGGAAGGAAGAATACCAGCCTTTCACCAAGGAAAATGCGAAGGGTTTCTTCTACCAGCGCATTTTCAGCAAGCAGTTCAAAGACAACCACATTGACGTAGTGCTGCTCCGGCTTGAGAAGGACGCGCGGCGGCCGATGGTCCGCACCAATGCACTGGAGTTTAAGTATGTACTGCAGGGAGCTGTTGAGTATACGGTTGGTAAAAACAAATACGTGCTCCGCCAGGGAGATTCCATGTTTTTTGATGCCAACGAACTCCACAATCCCAAATGCATTGAAGGCAATGAGGTACTCCTCCTGGTGATCTACTTTTTCAACGAAGC
- a CDS encoding SusC/RagA family TonB-linked outer membrane protein: MRISSLILGLKLLSSALLLAGTSEAQHISMDVRQTRVRTVFKQIEAQTGLTFAFDEKLIRKAPEVTLYAPESSVPEILKMIEKQTSLEFRQVGKMIGVTERLTAAEQPEIQNAVGERMVRTVKGKVTDEKGEALPSVSIRLKGTSNGTMSDVDGNYSIEVTGDESILIYSFIGFVGQEIMVGSRSTVDIRMDPDVSTLSEVVVTGYGAQRKKDLIGAVSVVDVEQLKQTTDAQVTNQLQGRASGVTVVSSGQPGDAPQVRIRGLNTFGNNNPLYVVDGVPTTSITDLNTNDIASMQVLKDAGSASIYGSRAANGVIIITTKKGKDKVKVNYSAWFGMQTPPRGNVWNTLSPQEQAELKFRVQRNSGLSVGDDQYGYGASPVLPDYILPTGAKEGDPATNPDLYYVNPNYTSVDDFNTFNQIVKANKAGTDWFHEIFKPTPSTSHNLSLSGGSDQGSYLFSMNYFNQQGALTNTYLKRYTLRSNSQYNIGKHIRIGENLAYSISDNPKSSTSDGGSAIAFSFRMQPIVPVYDIMGNYAGSRATGMGDAFNPVAMRDRTRYDKGLDNRLFGNVFAEVDLFKDFTFRTSFGGENYSGRWNSFAFPSYENKENSNTNTYSEGSYSGFNWTWTNILTFHRSFGKHELTVTAGTEAYNNRYNEVGGSTQGYFSFDPNYMTLNTGSGTRSNYSSRSTDALYSLISRVDYIFNDKYLLGGILRRDGSSKFINKRYGYFPAVSAGWRISKEDFMQSVPWIDDLKIRANYGVMGNQINVGNGNAFTTYTSNRRSSYYDLGGTSGNGAVEGFERSQIGNPNAVWEKDISTNIGIDATFFKGKLDLIADYYIKDIKDLLFNPSLIGTAGGGAVPFVNIGQMKNKGIDLQLNSKFDIGRDLKLNATLTFTSYNNKILQVTNNTNYFDLEGRGFDGASIVRNRVGNSIGQFFGYKVTGFWNSQEEIAAANAQAAQQTGNADAVYQEGAGVGRFRYENINGDGQITAADRQMLGNPNPDFSYGLNLAFNYKQLDLSIFFYGVQGNQIWNQTRWWSDFNSSRSGAKSKTALYDSWTPENHNAKAPIQENSSSFSTINVPNSYFVEDGSYLRAKNVQLGYTLAPSFLKKVKMQQLRFYLQATNLFTITKYSGLDPEVSRNTGGSPIVFGIDEGSYPTSRQYTVGLNLTF; encoded by the coding sequence ATGCGCATTTCCTCGCTTATTCTTGGCCTTAAACTGCTCAGTTCGGCTCTGCTGCTGGCGGGAACCAGCGAAGCCCAGCACATCAGCATGGACGTCCGCCAGACGCGTGTCAGGACTGTTTTTAAACAAATAGAAGCCCAGACGGGACTCACTTTTGCATTCGACGAAAAGCTCATCCGCAAAGCGCCTGAGGTCACCTTGTACGCCCCGGAATCTTCTGTCCCCGAAATCCTGAAAATGATTGAAAAGCAAACCTCCCTGGAATTCAGGCAGGTGGGTAAAATGATCGGGGTAACGGAACGATTGACAGCAGCCGAACAACCGGAAATTCAGAATGCTGTTGGTGAGCGCATGGTACGTACGGTAAAAGGTAAAGTAACTGACGAGAAAGGAGAAGCGCTGCCCTCTGTTTCCATCCGTTTAAAAGGGACCAGTAATGGTACCATGAGCGACGTGGATGGTAATTACAGCATTGAGGTAACCGGGGACGAATCCATTTTGATTTACAGCTTCATCGGCTTTGTGGGCCAGGAAATCATGGTAGGATCCCGCTCTACGGTCGATATCCGCATGGATCCTGACGTGTCCACGCTCTCAGAGGTGGTTGTAACCGGATACGGAGCCCAGCGCAAGAAAGACCTGATCGGTGCCGTATCGGTAGTAGATGTGGAACAGCTGAAACAAACCACGGATGCACAGGTAACCAATCAGCTGCAGGGACGTGCTTCGGGCGTGACTGTGGTCAGCTCCGGCCAGCCGGGCGATGCTCCCCAGGTACGCATCCGCGGACTTAATACATTCGGGAACAACAATCCGCTTTACGTGGTCGACGGGGTACCTACTACCTCCATCACCGACCTCAATACCAATGACATTGCCAGCATGCAGGTATTGAAAGATGCAGGCTCGGCATCTATTTACGGTTCGCGGGCTGCCAATGGTGTCATCATTATTACTACTAAAAAAGGTAAGGATAAGGTAAAAGTAAATTACAGCGCGTGGTTTGGTATGCAGACACCGCCCCGGGGGAACGTCTGGAACACGCTTTCTCCCCAGGAGCAGGCCGAACTGAAATTCAGGGTGCAGCGCAACTCGGGACTGAGCGTAGGCGACGACCAGTATGGTTACGGAGCCTCTCCCGTACTGCCCGACTATATCCTTCCTACCGGCGCCAAAGAAGGAGACCCGGCTACCAACCCTGACCTTTACTACGTCAACCCGAACTACACTTCGGTAGATGACTTCAACACATTTAACCAGATCGTCAAAGCCAATAAGGCCGGAACAGACTGGTTTCATGAAATTTTCAAACCGACACCTTCCACGAGTCATAACCTGTCGCTCAGCGGCGGAAGTGACCAGGGCAGCTACCTGTTTTCTATGAACTATTTCAACCAGCAAGGTGCGCTGACCAATACTTACCTCAAACGCTATACCCTGCGTTCAAACAGTCAGTATAACATTGGAAAGCACATACGCATCGGTGAAAATCTGGCCTACTCTATTTCCGATAATCCGAAATCCAGTACTTCCGACGGAGGCTCAGCCATTGCATTTTCTTTCCGCATGCAGCCGATCGTACCTGTGTACGACATCATGGGCAACTACGCGGGCAGCCGGGCGACGGGTATGGGAGATGCATTTAACCCGGTAGCCATGCGTGATCGTACACGATATGATAAAGGTCTGGATAACCGGCTCTTCGGGAATGTTTTTGCAGAAGTGGACCTTTTCAAAGACTTTACTTTCAGGACCAGCTTCGGAGGGGAAAATTACTCGGGCCGCTGGAACTCGTTTGCATTTCCAAGCTATGAAAACAAGGAAAACAGCAACACCAATACCTACTCGGAAGGCTCGTACAGCGGATTTAACTGGACCTGGACCAACATCCTGACGTTCCACCGGTCATTTGGAAAACACGAGCTGACCGTGACGGCCGGTACCGAAGCTTACAACAACCGCTACAATGAAGTGGGCGGCAGTACACAGGGATACTTTTCTTTTGACCCTAACTACATGACGCTGAATACCGGCTCAGGTACCAGGAGCAACTACAGCAGCCGCTCTACCGACGCGCTTTACTCACTGATCAGCAGGGTCGATTACATTTTTAATGACAAATACCTCCTGGGCGGAATCCTGCGCCGCGACGGCTCTTCCAAGTTCATAAACAAGCGTTACGGTTACTTCCCGGCGGTGAGTGCGGGTTGGCGGATCTCCAAGGAAGACTTCATGCAGTCGGTTCCCTGGATTGACGACCTGAAAATCCGGGCAAACTATGGTGTGATGGGCAACCAGATCAACGTAGGCAATGGAAATGCATTTACGACCTACACCTCCAATCGCCGCAGTTCCTACTATGATCTGGGCGGAACAAGCGGAAACGGCGCGGTGGAAGGATTTGAGAGAAGCCAGATCGGCAACCCGAATGCGGTATGGGAAAAGGATATCAGTACCAACATCGGGATTGATGCTACATTTTTCAAAGGAAAGCTGGATCTCATCGCCGACTATTACATCAAGGATATCAAAGACCTGCTCTTCAATCCGTCGCTGATCGGCACGGCCGGCGGGGGTGCGGTACCTTTTGTAAATATTGGTCAGATGAAAAACAAAGGGATCGACCTGCAGCTGAACTCGAAGTTCGACATCGGCCGCGACCTGAAACTGAATGCAACGCTGACTTTCACGAGCTACAACAACAAAATCCTGCAAGTAACGAATAACACCAATTATTTTGACCTGGAAGGCCGCGGCTTTGACGGCGCATCTATTGTCCGCAACCGCGTAGGAAATTCCATCGGGCAGTTCTTCGGCTATAAAGTGACCGGTTTCTGGAACTCTCAGGAAGAAATTGCTGCAGCCAATGCGCAGGCCGCCCAGCAAACAGGCAATGCAGATGCTGTGTACCAGGAAGGTGCAGGCGTGGGGAGGTTCCGTTATGAGAACATCAATGGTGACGGGCAGATTACCGCTGCCGACCGGCAGATGCTGGGCAACCCCAATCCTGATTTCAGCTACGGGCTCAATCTTGCATTCAACTACAAGCAACTGGATCTCAGCATTTTCTTCTACGGTGTACAAGGCAATCAGATCTGGAATCAGACGCGATGGTGGAGCGATTTTAATTCGTCGCGCTCAGGGGCAAAAAGCAAAACAGCTTTGTATGATTCGTGGACGCCTGAAAACCACAATGCCAAAGCCCCGATCCAGGAGAATTCAAGCTCATTCAGCACCATCAATGTACCCAACTCTTATTTCGTAGAGGACGGATCGTACCTGCGCGCCAAGAATGTGCAGCTGGGCTACACGCTGGCGCCTTCGTTCCTGAAAAAAGTGAAAATGCAGCAGCTGCGCTTCTACCTGCAGGCGACCAACCTGTTTACGATCACTAAATACTCAGGCCTGGATCCCGAAGTGAGCCGCAATACCGGCGGAAGTCCGATCGTGTTCGGGATTGACGAGGGCTCTTACCCGACGTCCAGGCAGTACACAGTGGGTCTGAATCTTACTTTTTAA
- a CDS encoding RagB/SusD family nutrient uptake outer membrane protein — MYTRYMAALLLTGCLLQSCQDDFLDKPVQGVLGDEVLANAKGIDGLLTGAYAALDGQGDFTGGNGWESPPDNWIYGAITGGEAHKGSDGGDQTPINAIATFASGADNGFFNTKWKALYEGVTRANTVLRVLKSLNDMPAEEKANIEGQARFLRGHYYFELKKMWNMVPWIDENTTDFNQPNDKDIWPMIEDDFKAAYEKLPMTQSLVGRVNKWAAGAYLGKTYLYEKKFGDAKTIFTEVIASGTTTNGLKYDLVSYKDNFDAATKNNAESVFAIQMVANDGTLDITNANQGSMLNFPYGTGAPFACCGFFQPTQMLVNMYRTDASGLPYLTDFNAHAVKNDMGLNSAAAFTPDAGTLDPRLDWTVGRRGIPYHDWGLFPGMNWVRDQPYGGPYAPKKNIHRQKNQELYADLSSWAPGNAINVLVIRFADVLLMAAEAEANAGSLAKAEEYVNRVRMRAADKSGWLYKYVNDGNPLGGYSAVPAANYVIKPYPAGTLAAKGKDYVLGAIYYERGIELAMEGHRFFDLVRWGIAETGLNAFFNYESKITTDLAGAKFLSNRNSYFPIPQYQIDMSMSGGAPLLKQNPGYN; from the coding sequence ATGTACACAAGATATATGGCTGCCCTGCTGCTGACAGGCTGCCTGCTGCAAAGCTGCCAGGATGATTTTCTGGACAAACCGGTACAGGGTGTGCTGGGTGATGAGGTACTGGCCAATGCAAAAGGAATAGACGGTCTGCTGACGGGTGCCTACGCTGCGCTCGACGGGCAGGGTGACTTTACAGGCGGAAACGGCTGGGAGTCGCCACCCGACAACTGGATCTACGGCGCAATTACCGGAGGCGAAGCCCATAAAGGCAGCGACGGCGGCGACCAGACGCCCATCAATGCGATTGCTACTTTCGCCAGCGGCGCAGACAATGGTTTTTTCAATACCAAATGGAAGGCCTTGTACGAAGGGGTTACCCGGGCCAATACTGTGCTGCGGGTACTGAAATCGCTGAATGATATGCCAGCCGAAGAGAAGGCGAACATTGAAGGTCAGGCCCGCTTCCTCCGGGGACATTATTATTTTGAGCTGAAAAAAATGTGGAACATGGTGCCGTGGATCGACGAGAACACGACGGACTTCAACCAGCCCAATGATAAGGATATCTGGCCGATGATCGAGGACGATTTTAAGGCTGCTTATGAAAAACTTCCCATGACGCAGAGTCTGGTGGGTCGTGTTAATAAGTGGGCTGCGGGTGCTTATCTCGGCAAAACTTACCTGTATGAGAAAAAATTCGGCGATGCCAAAACGATTTTCACCGAGGTAATTGCCAGCGGCACCACTACGAATGGTTTGAAGTATGACCTGGTATCCTACAAGGATAACTTCGACGCAGCTACCAAGAACAATGCAGAATCGGTATTTGCAATACAAATGGTAGCTAATGACGGAACGCTTGATATTACGAATGCCAATCAGGGCAGTATGCTCAACTTTCCGTATGGTACCGGCGCTCCGTTTGCATGCTGCGGATTTTTCCAGCCGACCCAGATGCTCGTCAACATGTACCGCACCGATGCGAGCGGGCTCCCCTACCTGACCGACTTCAATGCGCATGCCGTCAAAAATGATATGGGCCTGAATTCCGCTGCTGCATTTACGCCTGACGCCGGCACGCTCGATCCGCGCCTGGACTGGACAGTGGGCCGCCGCGGCATTCCGTACCATGACTGGGGATTGTTTCCGGGCATGAACTGGGTTCGTGACCAGCCTTACGGCGGTCCGTATGCACCCAAAAAGAACATTCACCGGCAAAAAAACCAGGAACTTTACGCCGACCTGAGCTCCTGGGCACCGGGTAATGCGATCAACGTACTGGTAATCCGCTTTGCCGACGTGCTGCTCATGGCTGCCGAAGCTGAAGCTAATGCAGGTAGCCTGGCCAAAGCCGAGGAATATGTAAACCGGGTACGGATGCGTGCAGCGGATAAAAGCGGCTGGCTATACAAATATGTGAATGACGGAAATCCGCTTGGCGGGTATTCTGCGGTACCTGCGGCTAACTACGTGATCAAACCTTACCCCGCAGGAACGCTGGCTGCCAAAGGAAAGGATTACGTATTGGGTGCGATTTACTACGAGCGGGGGATTGAGCTGGCCATGGAAGGCCACCGCTTTTTCGACCTGGTACGCTGGGGTATTGCAGAAACGGGTCTGAATGCATTTTTCAACTATGAGTCCAAGATCACGACCGATCTGGCAGGAGCAAAATTCCTCAGTAACCGAAACAGTTACTTCCCCATACCGCAGTACCAGATCGACATGAGTATGTCAGGCGGAGCGCCGCTTTTGAAACAGAATCCGGGGTATAACTAG
- a CDS encoding DUF6934 family protein — translation MTLHKYPVTIVDPREYPEHFNLIDVLGAWKFCSEGRNGRFELRVLITRSKQQVNKARCNLGFGVFKDEGIDDFIETRNGDMQHILATVAAIAVNFLAEYPELELYAEGSTPARTRLYQREIAKVIDQLPPALAIYGLVRGIHGGFIKFRRGVNFDAFLLLKY, via the coding sequence ATGACCTTGCATAAGTACCCTGTCACAATTGTTGATCCTCGTGAGTACCCCGAACATTTCAATCTTATCGATGTTCTGGGCGCCTGGAAATTTTGCAGTGAAGGGAGAAACGGACGATTTGAGTTGAGAGTACTTATCACACGCTCAAAGCAGCAGGTGAATAAAGCCCGATGCAATCTTGGCTTTGGCGTTTTTAAAGACGAAGGCATTGACGATTTTATTGAAACTAGGAATGGCGATATGCAACATATTCTTGCAACGGTTGCGGCGATTGCGGTCAACTTTCTTGCTGAATATCCGGAGCTTGAACTGTATGCGGAGGGAAGCACGCCTGCGAGAACGAGGCTTTATCAAAGAGAAATTGCAAAAGTCATTGACCAGCTACCACCTGCCTTAGCGATTTATGGTCTTGTACGCGGCATCCACGGAGGTTTTATTAAGTTCCGGAGAGGTGTTAATTTCGACGCATTTTTGTTATTAAAGTATTAG
- a CDS encoding sigma-70 family RNA polymerase sigma factor, with product MTGFESFSDEELTALMQRGEYGAFDEIYNRYWDKLYYTAHRIVKSAEVAEEVTQDTFMLFWIKRNTLHIQSLKPYLAAMLRYETYRHLAKSRQLPEVSTELATELSVSIDQEIEDRLLIEMITDVSNRLPEKCRLVFQYSKLQDRPLKDICEELQISPKTAEAHLTKALRVVRASLAGAMHLLLQILIFAKL from the coding sequence ATGACCGGTTTCGAGAGCTTTTCCGATGAGGAACTGACCGCCCTGATGCAGCGCGGAGAGTACGGTGCTTTTGATGAAATATATAACCGCTACTGGGACAAGCTGTATTATACCGCTCACCGCATTGTGAAGTCTGCCGAAGTGGCCGAGGAGGTTACGCAGGATACGTTTATGCTGTTCTGGATCAAGCGGAATACGCTGCATATTCAGTCCCTCAAACCCTATCTGGCCGCCATGCTGCGGTATGAAACGTACCGGCACCTGGCCAAGTCTAGGCAGCTGCCCGAGGTAAGTACCGAGCTCGCAACCGAGCTGTCTGTATCCATTGACCAGGAAATTGAGGACCGGCTGCTGATCGAGATGATCACCGACGTCAGCAACCGCCTGCCCGAAAAATGCAGGCTTGTATTCCAGTACAGCAAGTTGCAGGACCGTCCGCTGAAAGACATCTGCGAAGAACTTCAGATCTCACCCAAAACTGCCGAAGCCCACCTGACCAAAGCCCTCAGGGTAGTTCGTGCAAGCTTGGCAGGCGCCATGCATCTTCTTTTACAGATTCTCATTTTCGCAAAATTGTAA
- a CDS encoding FecR family protein, which yields MTQDYIRIIARKFLEGTATEEEKLLLHQWYDRNGQDESEPEIVLTRQDEHAADVKARMFANIQDMQQHRARKWWQAGSVWLWGAAAAMLLITVFFRITGHQSASEAMCVVHAPLGKTLRITLPDSSRVWLNAGSSLMYPRNFSSQTREVVLKEGQAFFDIVHVSARPFVVHAKTLNITVLGTSFDVKAYRNDPDIKVTVKTGKVGVTLRDEPGRPAVMLLPAEQAVVPEKSAEVRVSEVSKPAIAPWKDNRLVFEDELLSEVFHALERKYNQHIVIENTMLPAERITLTLDNQPVADVLKVLSFSKKFNYSQLNDSTIVIR from the coding sequence ATGACACAGGACTACATCAGGATCATCGCCCGGAAATTTCTGGAAGGGACTGCCACGGAGGAGGAAAAGCTGCTGCTGCACCAATGGTACGACCGGAACGGGCAGGATGAGAGCGAGCCCGAGATTGTGCTGACACGCCAGGACGAACATGCTGCCGATGTCAAAGCACGCATGTTTGCGAACATTCAGGACATGCAGCAGCACCGCGCCCGCAAATGGTGGCAAGCCGGCAGCGTGTGGCTATGGGGTGCAGCGGCGGCCATGCTGCTCATCACGGTGTTTTTCCGGATTACCGGGCACCAGTCGGCCAGCGAAGCCATGTGCGTCGTACATGCGCCCCTCGGTAAAACATTGCGCATCACTCTGCCCGACAGCTCGCGGGTGTGGCTCAATGCAGGATCAAGCCTGATGTACCCCCGCAACTTTTCATCACAAACGAGAGAGGTGGTACTGAAAGAGGGACAGGCATTCTTTGATATTGTCCATGTATCGGCCAGGCCATTTGTTGTACATGCCAAAACACTCAACATCACAGTACTGGGCACTTCTTTCGACGTAAAGGCTTACCGGAATGATCCCGATATCAAAGTGACCGTAAAAACCGGAAAAGTAGGCGTTACCCTGCGTGACGAGCCTGGCCGGCCGGCTGTAATGCTGCTACCCGCCGAGCAGGCTGTTGTTCCCGAAAAGAGCGCTGAAGTACGGGTGAGTGAGGTCAGCAAACCTGCTATAGCACCCTGGAAAGATAACCGGCTCGTATTTGAGGATGAGCTGCTCTCGGAGGTTTTTCATGCATTGGAAAGAAAATACAACCAGCACATCGTGATTGAAAATACCATGCTGCCGGCAGAAAGAATTACCCTGACGCTGGACAACCAGCCCGTAGCGGACGTCCTGAAAGTCCTGAGCTTTTCTAAAAAATTCAATTACTCACAGCTAAATGACAGTACGATTGTGATCAGATAA